In Rattus rattus isolate New Zealand chromosome 9, Rrattus_CSIRO_v1, whole genome shotgun sequence, a genomic segment contains:
- the LOC116909611 gene encoding olfactory receptor 2Y1-like yields MRSFNLSLEGFLLVGFSDWPQLELILLVLLSIFYSLTLCGNITIIVLTQQDLQLQTPMYFFLAHLSFLDLCFTSSTVPQLLISLSQSDQMISYAGCMTQLFIALLLGGAECVLLVVMAFDRYVAVCRPLHYTSIMHPLLCHTLAISSWVGGLVNSLTQTTLIMTIPLCGHHLNHFFCEMLVLLKLACEDTGGTEAYLFVAGAIILVCPVALILGTYAHIAHAVLKIKSRAGRRKALGTCGSHLTVVSLFYGSAMYTYLQPVHMYSGSEGKFAALFYTIVTPMLNPLIYSLRNKDVKGALCKVLRKGRDKE; encoded by the coding sequence ATGAGAAGTTTCAATCTCAGCTTAGAAGGTTTCCTGTTGGTAGGCTTCTCAGATTGGCCTCAACTGGAACTTATCCTGCTGGTCCTCCTTTCAATTTTCTACTCTCTAACCCTCTGTGGCAACATCACCATTATTGTTCTCACTCAACAGGACCTTCAGCTGCAaacacccatgtacttcttccttgcccacctctccttcctggaCCTCTGTTTCACCAGTAGCACTGTGCCCCAGCTTCTAATCAGTCTTTCCCAAAGTGATCAGATGATCAGCTATGCTGGGTGCATGACCCAGTTGTTCATAGCGCTCTTACTGGGTGGAGCTGAGTGTGTGCTCCTCGTGGTGATGGCTTTCGACCGCTATGTCGCTGTGTGTCGTCCACTACACTACACCAGCATTATGCACCCTCTTCTCTGCCACACACTGGCCATCTCCTCCTGGGTGGGAGGCCTTGTGAACTCTCTGACTCAGACAACCCTCATCATGACCATACCTCTCTGTGGCCATCACCTGaaccacttcttctgtgagatgCTTGTTCTCTTGAAGCTGGCTTGTGAGGACACAGGGGGAACAGAGGCCTACTTGTTTGTGGCAGGGGCTATAATTTTGGTCTGCCCTGTAGCACTAATTCTAGGCACCTATGCACACATTGCCCATGCGGTGCTGAAGATCAAGTCAAGAGCTGGGCGCAGAAAGGCTCTGGGGACTTGTGGGTCCCACCTTACTGTGGTTTCCCTCTTTTATGGCTCAGCCATGTACACGTATCTCCAACCTGTCCACATGTATTCTGGGAGTGAAGGAAAGTTCGCTGCCCTCTTTTATACCATAGTTACTCCTATGCTGAACCCTCTGATTTATTCCCTAAGAAACAAGGATGTGAAGGGGGCTCTGTGCAAGGTACttagaaaaggaagagacaaagaatag
- the LOC116909553 gene encoding olfactory receptor 10-like translates to MGSFNTTLEGGFILMGFSDWPQLEHVLFVFVSMFYFLTIFGNSTIITVSQMDRRLQTPMYFFLNNLSFLDLCYTTSIVPQLLVNISGIDKTMSYAGCMTQFFIALLLGGTECVLLVVMAFDRYVAVCRPLHYTSIMHPLLCHTLAISSWVGGLVNSLTQTSLIMTIPLCGHHLNHFFCEMLVLLKLACEDTGGTEADLFVAGAIILVCPVALILGTYAHIAHAVLKIKSRAGRRKALGTCGSHLTVVSLFYGSAMYTYLQPVHIYSGSEGKFAALFYTIVTPMLNPLIYTLRNKDVKGALCKVLGRDTNTR, encoded by the coding sequence ATGGGCAGCTTCAACACCACCTTAGAAGGTGGCTTCATTTTGATGGGcttctcagactggcctcaactgGAACATGTCCTTTTTGTCTTCGTTTCAATGTTCTATTTTCTAACCATCTTTGGCAACTCCACCATCATCACAGTCTCACAAATGGATCGTCGACTACAAACACCGATGTACTTCTTCCTTAACAACCTCTCTTTTCTGGACCTCTGCTACACCACCAGCATTGTGCCTCAGCTTCTTGTCAATATTTCTGGAATTGACAAGACCATGAGCTATGCTGGGTGCATGACCCAGTTCTTCATAGCGCTCTTACTGGGTGGAACTGAGTGTGTCCTCCTTGTGGTGATGGCTTTCGACCGCTATGTCGCTGTGTGTCGTCCACTACACTACACCAGCATTATGCACCCTCTTCTCTGCCACACATTGGCCATCTCCTCCTGGGTGGGAGGCCTTGTGAACTCTCTGACTCAGACAAGCCTCATCATGACCATACCTCTCTGTGGCCATCACCTGaaccacttcttctgtgagatgCTTGTTCTCCTGAAGCTGGCTTGTGAGGACACAGGGGGAACAGAGGCTGACTTGTTTGTGGCAGGAGCTATAATTTTGGTCTGTCCTGTAGCACTAATTCTAGGCACCTATGCACACATTGCCCATGCGGTGCTGAAGATCAAGTCAAGAGCTGGGCGCAGAAAGGCTCTGGGGACTTGTGGGTCCCACCTTACTGTGGTTTCCCTCTTTTATGGCTCAGCCATGTACACGTATCTCCAACCTGTCCACATATATTCTGGGAGTGAAGGAAAGTTTGCTGCCCTCTTTTATACCATAGTTACTCCTATGCTGAACCCTCTGATTTATACCCTAAGAAACAAGGATGTGAAGGGGGCTCTGTGCAAGGTACTAGGGAGAGATACAAACACAAGGTAG